A stretch of the Notamacropus eugenii isolate mMacEug1 chromosome 2, mMacEug1.pri_v2, whole genome shotgun sequence genome encodes the following:
- the LOC140523059 gene encoding keratin, high-sulfur matrix protein, B2C-like: protein MACCNSCSTSFCGFPSFSLEGNCGSSCGQDSCGSSCCQQGGCGFGYGSGYGFGFGSGSGFGSGSNCETTCRTRCYVPECCGGESCRTRWCRPDCRVEGTCLPPCCVVSCTPPSCCQLHNAQASCCRPSYCGQSCCRPACCSYCCEPTC from the coding sequence ATGGCCTGCTGCAACTCCTGCTCTACCAGCTTCTGTGGCTTCCCCAGCTTCTCCCTTGAGGGGAACTGCGGATCTAGCTGCGGCCAAGACAGTTGTGGATCCAGCTGTTGCCAACAGGGAGGCTGTGGGTTTGGCTACGGGTCCGGCTATGGATTCGGCTTTGGGTCCGGTTCTGGGTTTGGCAGTGGCTCCAACTGTGAGACCACCTGCAGGACCAGATGTTATGTACCTGAGTGCTGTGGAGGAGAGAGCTGCCGCACCAGGTGGTGCCGCCCAGACTGCAGGGTTGAGGGCACTTGCCTGCCACCTTGCTGTGTGGTCAGCTGCACTCCCCCATCTTGCTGCCAGCTGCACAATGCCCAGGCTTCTTGCTGCCGTCCATCCTACTGTGGCCAGTCTTGCTGCCGTCCAGCCTGCTGCTCTTACTGCTGTGAGCCTACCTGCTAA